In one Pseudomonas purpurea genomic region, the following are encoded:
- a CDS encoding aspartate aminotransferase family protein, protein MNLPENAPSPLASQLKLDAHWMPYTANRNFQRDPRLIVAAEGSWLTDDKGRKIYDSLSGLWTCGAGHTRKEIQDAVAKQLGTLDYSPGFQYGHPLSFQLAEKITELTPGNLNHVFFTDSGSECADTAVKMVRAYWRLKGQSAKTKMIGRARGYHGVNIAGTSLGGVNGNRKLFGQAMMDVDHLPHTLLASNAYSRGMPKEGGIALADELLKLIELHDASNIAAVFVEPMAGSAGVLVPPEGYLKRLREICDQHNILLVFDEVITGFGRTGAMFGADSFGVTPDLMCIAKQVTNGAIPMGAVIASSEIYQTFMNQATPEYAVEFPHGYTYSAHPVACAAGLAALDLLQKENLVQSVAEISPHFENALHGLKGSKNVIDIRNYGLAGAIQIAGRDGDAIVRPFEAGMALWKAGFYVRFGGDTLQFGPTFNSKPQDLDRLFDAVGEVLNKID, encoded by the coding sequence ATGAACTTGCCTGAAAACGCCCCGTCGCCTTTGGCCAGCCAGCTCAAGCTCGATGCTCACTGGATGCCGTACACCGCCAACCGAAACTTCCAGCGCGACCCGCGGCTGATTGTTGCGGCCGAAGGCAGTTGGCTGACCGATGACAAGGGCCGCAAGATCTACGACTCGCTGTCCGGCCTGTGGACCTGCGGCGCCGGGCATACCCGTAAGGAAATCCAGGATGCGGTGGCCAAGCAGCTGGGCACCCTCGATTACTCGCCGGGCTTCCAGTACGGCCACCCTCTGTCGTTTCAGTTGGCCGAAAAAATCACCGAGCTGACGCCGGGTAACCTGAATCACGTGTTCTTCACGGACTCCGGTTCCGAGTGCGCCGATACGGCAGTGAAGATGGTCCGCGCTTACTGGCGCCTGAAAGGCCAGTCGGCCAAGACCAAAATGATCGGTCGCGCCCGTGGTTACCACGGTGTGAACATCGCCGGCACCAGCCTGGGTGGCGTCAATGGCAACCGGAAACTGTTCGGTCAGGCGATGATGGACGTCGACCACCTGCCGCACACCTTGCTGGCCAGCAACGCTTATTCCCGTGGCATGCCGAAAGAGGGCGGTATCGCCCTGGCTGACGAGTTGCTCAAGCTGATCGAACTGCATGACGCGTCGAACATCGCGGCGGTGTTCGTTGAACCCATGGCCGGTTCTGCCGGTGTGCTGGTTCCACCAGAGGGCTACCTCAAGCGTCTGCGTGAAATCTGCGATCAGCACAATATCCTGCTGGTGTTCGATGAAGTCATCACCGGTTTTGGTCGTACCGGCGCGATGTTCGGCGCTGACAGCTTTGGCGTAACGCCGGACCTGATGTGCATCGCCAAGCAAGTCACCAACGGCGCGATCCCGATGGGCGCGGTGATTGCCAGCTCCGAGATCTACCAGACATTCATGAACCAGGCGACGCCGGAATACGCGGTGGAATTCCCCCACGGCTACACCTACTCGGCGCACCCGGTGGCGTGCGCGGCGGGCCTGGCGGCACTCGACCTGCTGCAAAAGGAAAATCTGGTGCAGAGCGTGGCCGAGATCTCGCCGCATTTCGAGAATGCGTTGCACGGCCTGAAAGGTTCGAAGAACGTCATCGACATCCGCAACTACGGCCTGGCCGGGGCAATCCAGATTGCCGGGCGCGACGGCGACGCCATCGTGCGTCCGTTCGAAGCGGGCATGGCGCTCTGGAAAGCCGGCTTCTATGTGCGCTTCGGCGGCGACACCTTGCAATTCGGACCAACCTTCAACAGCAAGCCGCAAGACCTTGACCGTTTGTTCGACGCGGTCGGCGAAGTGCTGAACAAGATCGACTGA